A genomic stretch from Glaciecola nitratireducens FR1064 includes:
- the rsmH gene encoding 16S rRNA (cytosine(1402)-N(4))-methyltransferase RsmH: MTTDTFVHRAVLLNESIAGLNIKPDGIYIDATFGRGGHSAAILKQLSSKGRLIALDRDDTAIMSAQRFIDDPRFSIHHVAFSNIEDVVNELELMCNIDGVLMDIGVSSPQLDDATRGFSFQKDGPLDMRMDRSSGISAADWLNKASLEEITMVLKTYGEEKFGKRIAHAVLEQRVIKPLETTSEFAQLIDKAVPVKDKFKHPATRSFQGVRIFINGELDQLNQGLEGAVKVLKSGGRLAVISFHSLEDRVVKRFIRTMSKGKDVPHGMPIMQHEIDADKVVKAIGKAVKPSAEEIAQNVRSRSSVLRVAEKL, encoded by the coding sequence ATGACAACCGACACGTTTGTTCATCGCGCAGTACTACTCAATGAATCAATCGCTGGCTTAAACATTAAGCCAGATGGCATTTATATTGATGCTACGTTCGGGCGCGGCGGTCATAGCGCTGCAATTCTCAAACAACTTTCAAGTAAAGGCAGGCTCATTGCATTGGATCGTGACGATACTGCAATTATGTCTGCTCAACGTTTTATCGACGACCCTAGATTCAGCATTCATCACGTCGCATTTTCAAACATTGAAGACGTGGTCAACGAACTTGAGCTGATGTGCAACATTGATGGTGTATTAATGGATATAGGGGTGTCGTCCCCACAGCTAGATGATGCCACTCGCGGCTTCAGCTTTCAAAAAGACGGTCCACTGGATATGCGTATGGACCGATCTAGCGGTATCAGTGCCGCCGATTGGTTAAATAAAGCCAGTCTTGAAGAAATCACCATGGTATTAAAAACCTATGGCGAAGAAAAATTTGGCAAGCGAATTGCCCATGCCGTTCTCGAACAAAGAGTCATTAAACCCTTAGAAACTACGTCTGAATTTGCTCAACTTATTGATAAAGCGGTGCCAGTAAAGGATAAATTTAAGCATCCAGCTACTCGAAGTTTCCAAGGCGTTAGGATTTTTATTAACGGTGAACTAGATCAATTGAACCAAGGCTTAGAAGGTGCGGTCAAAGTACTTAAGAGCGGCGGTAGATTAGCGGTCATCAGTTTTCATTCGCTTGAAGATAGAGTGGTAAAGCGCTTTATTAGAACAATGAGCAAGGGTAAAGATGTTCCTCATGGTATGCCAATAATGCAGCATGAGATTGATGCAGACAAGGTGGTGAAAGCCATCGGTAAAGCCGTTAAACCTTCCGCTGAAGAAATTGCGCAAAACGTGCGATCTCGCAGTTCAGTGCTTAGAGTGGCGGAAAAATTATGA
- the ftsL gene encoding cell division protein FtsL, which translates to MNMPSTNFNLLLLITSDLGRNLLKVILFIAVIATAIGVVLSAHHNRQLSMQHESLIQEKDELDVEWRHLIIEQSALTEHNRIEQLVSENLNMRRPGPEDEVLVRGKPNGR; encoded by the coding sequence ATGAACATGCCCAGTACCAACTTCAACTTGCTGTTGCTTATTACCTCTGATTTAGGTCGTAATTTGTTAAAGGTTATTTTGTTCATTGCTGTTATTGCAACCGCAATAGGTGTGGTATTGAGTGCCCATCACAATCGTCAATTGTCGATGCAGCATGAGTCTTTAATTCAAGAAAAAGATGAGTTAGATGTTGAGTGGCGTCACCTCATCATTGAACAAAGTGCCTTAACTGAGCATAACCGCATTGAGCAGCTAGTGAGTGAAAACCTAAATATGCGTCGTCCGGGTCCGGAAGACGAGGTATTGGTGCGAGGGAAACCGAATGGCAGGTAA